The DNA region GccaattgttgaataaacgACGATCGTCCTGCGGATCGATCGCCGAGCACTTCCCGAGGACGATTGTCGGTGCGCGTACAATGTATGGTAGCGCGCGTACAATGTATGTTGGCGGACCGTGTGCACGTTGCACAGGTCGCCACATCACCCCCCTTGGTGAAATTAGGGGTACGCTCGCTCTTAACCTAACGCtaagaagaaattttatttacaatatggTACAAGGTTGCTTACAACTACTTACGACTATTTCTTAAAGCTAAAGGGCCGCTACGTAGCGGTCGGGGAAACGAACGCGCCTTCCCGATCTTGTCGGGCGTTCGACCTGCTCCCCCGTGCTGGGGACGGGAGCGTCGCTGTTGACTCCCCGCGGCGGGGGCCTGTTCGGTGTACCCTGCTCGTCGTCGTGTAGCAGGTACGCGGGTTTAAGGCGGTCTAGCGACACCGGAATCACTCGTTCTTTAATAcgaatattaaagtatttcgGGTGCCGCTCGACTACCTCGTAAGGACCGTCGTACGCGGGTTGCAAGGCACGTTTAGGCGGTCCGTGCCTCACAAACACTTGTGTCGTCGTGTGTAGGTCCTTGAACACGAACGTTTTCCTACTTCCGTGGCGCGTTACCGACGTTGGACGCAACCTGCGGAAGTGCTCGCGCAATTTCGCGATGAACGTCTCGTCGTTGACGTTCGCGGTTCGCCGATCTATCAGTAACTCGCCCGGTAGACGAATCGGTTCGCCGTAGACCATTTTGGCGGAGGTCGCTTGAATATCTTCCTTCCAGGCGGCTCGAATGCCTAGAAGGACCACCGGCAACGCGTCGGCCCAGCTATCCGCGTGGCAAACGATTGCCGCTTTCAGCTGTCGGTGGAATCGTTCCACCATGCCGTTTGCCGCTGAGTGATACGCGGTTGTGCGCAGGTGCTTCGTGCCGGTAAGGTGAGACAATTGCTTGAACAACGCAGATTCAAATTGTCGCCCTTGATCGGTAGTGATCCTGTGGGGTGCACCGTATCGGGCGATCCACCCCGCAAGTAGCGTGTACGCCACCGTCTCGGCGGTGATATTTTCGACGGGGAACGCCTCCGGCCAGCGCGGGTAACGGTCGACGCATGTCACGCAGTATCGGTATCCCTTCGACATCGGCAACGGGCCGACGATGTCCACGTGGATGTGTTCGAAACGCTCCGAAGGGATCCGAAAGGTACCGACCGGGGCAGACACGTGTCTGCCTGTTTTCGCCCGTTGGCACGGTAAGCACGCTCGTGCCCACGATTTGCAATCTTTTTGCATACCCGGCCAGACGAATCTTTGTGCGACCAATTTCGCGGTCGCCTTGGCACCGGGGTGCGCAAGATTGTGTAGCGACGCCCACACGTG from Augochlora pura isolate Apur16 unplaced genomic scaffold, APUR_v2.2.1 APUR_unplaced_994, whole genome shotgun sequence includes:
- the LOC144478214 gene encoding uncharacterized protein LOC144478214, producing MVFLPSGNIELCCDVSTSALRPFVTREFLEHVWASLHNLAHPGAKATAKLVAQRFVWPGMQKDCKSWARACLPCQRAKTGRHVSAPVGTFRIPSERFEHIHVDIVGPLPMSKGYRYCVTCVDRYPRWPEAFPVENITAETVAYTLLAGWIARYGAPHRITTDQGRQFESALFKQLSHLTGTKHLRTTAYHSAANGMVERFHRQLKAAIVCHADSWADALPVVLLGIRAAWKEDIQATSAKMVYGEPIRLPGELLIDRRTANVNDETFIAKLREHFRRLRPTSVTRHGSRKTFVFKDLHTTTQVFVRHGPPKRALQPAYDGPYEVVERHPKYFNIRIKERVIPVSLDRLKPAYLLHDDEQ